The Helicoverpa armigera isolate CAAS_96S chromosome 18, ASM3070526v1, whole genome shotgun sequence genome has a window encoding:
- the LOC110375831 gene encoding SET domain-containing protein SmydA-8, which yields MADTNGTSELAYVVHTSEDLGRYLVAARDLTPGDLVLTERPLVFGPKGMLDPEAIMPCVGCYKPVLTEAGERCAKCGWPVCSGNCPGLKDPRYHAAECAILSLRPECVVNDMADYYRHDALLPLRCVLLQKTDPEGWKNLLDMQSHMESRLPGTEAYDEANEFIVEYLMNNFISKLDEKESKSYAITSELLHRICGIIDTNALEIRLPEGAELNALYSNTCKMEHSCIPNTKHTFSLTPKDRKDMYKITIKAVVPVVKDNHISTMYSHALWGTQARRQHLKDTKFFACKCPRCSDPTELGTYLSAMKCLGDGTNPCDGIHLPEDPLDDETDWSCSKCPAKVSNSQINMVISQMGEDVENVLMMGGSVTVLENLLYRLSTFLHPNHYHMYTIKHSLIQLYGRQPGYTSKEYLEKKIKMCRDLIAITKTLDPGNARLSLYNSVLQHELHSALLIKAKDLNDDELIPLLTEAKLAIEDALNSLKDDMEEISGKKLQSVIEDSKREFEKFCKQKKLTV from the exons atggcTGATACAAACGGTACCAGTGAATTAGCTTACGTG GTTCATACATCAGAAGATCTTGGTAGATATCTAGTTGCTGCTAGAGATTTGACTCCAGGAGACCTGGTCCTCACTGAACGACCTCTGGTCTTTGGACCCAAGGGTATGCTGGATCCAGAAGCAATCATGCCTTGCGTTGGATGTTACAAACCAGTGCTAACTGAGGCTGGAGAAAGATGCGCTAA ATGCGGCTGGCCCGTGTGTTCAGGCAACTGTCCAGGACTAAAGGACCCAAGATATCATGCTGCAGAATGTGCTATACTCAGTCTCAGACCTGAATGTGTTGTCAATGATATGGCTGATTACTACAG ACATGATGCTCTGCTCCCATTGAGATGTGTTCTTCTGCAGAAGACAGATCCTGAAGGTTGGAAGAACTTATTGGATATGCAGTCGCACATGGAATCTCGGTTACCGGGCACTGAAGCATATGA TGAGGCGAACGAATTTATCGTTGAATATCTTATGAACAACTTTATCAGCAAATTGGATGAAAAGGAAAGTAAATCATACGCAATCACTTCAGAATTACTTCACAGAATTTGTGGAATCATCGACACAAATGCCTTAGAGATTCGATTACCTGAAGGAGCAGAACTAAATGCTCTATATTCTAATACTTGCAAAATGGAACACAGTTGCATACCAAACACTAAACATACTTTTAGTCTTACACCTAAAGATAGAAAAGATATGTACAAAATTACGATAAAAGCCGTAGTTCCAGTAGTAAAAGATAATCACATATCAACGATGTATAGCCACGCTTTATGGGGAACTCAAGCCAGGAGGCAACATTTGAAAGACACGAAATTCTTCGCTTGTAAATGTCCAAGATGTAGTGACCCGACTGAGCTTGGTACTTATCTAAGTGCCATGAAATGCTTAGGTGATGGTACAAACCCATGTGATGGGATTCATTTACCAGAAGATCCTTTGGATGACGAAACTGATTGGTCATGCAGCAAATGTCCAGCCAAAGTCAGCAATTCCCAAATAAATATGGTGATATCCCAAATGGGGGAAGATGTTGAAAATGTCCTAATGATGGGAGGTTCTGTAACTGTGTTAGAGAATCTTTTATACAGATTATCAACATTCCTGCATCCGAATCATTATCATATGTATACGATAAAGCATTCTTTAATACAACTGTATGGAAGACAGCCAGGGTACACTTCAAAAGAATATTTagagaagaaaattaaaatgtgcAGAGATTTAATAGCTATAACAAAGACTCTAGATCCAGGGAATGCTCGACTTAGTTTATATAATAGTGTATTGCAACATGAACTACATTCTGCTTTATTGATAAAGGCAAAAGATttgaatgatgatgaattaataCCGTTGCTAACTGAAGCTAAACTAGCAATAGAAGATGCATTGAACTCTCTGAAAGATGATATGGAAGAAATTTCTGGAAAGAAACTCCAGTCTGTTATTGAGGATAGTAAAAGagaatttgaaaagttttgtaaacaaaagaagttAACTGTTTAG